DNA sequence from the Pseudomonas tritici genome:
GCTGCAATCACGGCGCTGGGCGCCGGCAGAATGCGCGTCGACAACCAGCCCGCCGACACCGACAACTGCCACACCGCCAGCAAGAGAATCGGCAGTACCCAGGGCGCCACACGATGGCTTAGTTTTTCAAAGTTCATGGCGCTGCCTCAGCTCTGTGACGCAGCTTTGGGAAGGATGTCGTTGGCGACCATCTCGCCGAACGGGCTGACGTACCCGGCGCTTTTTGGCAGCTCGGGACGCTCGATATCCAGGTGTGGGAACAGCAGCTCGGCGACGCGATACGACTCTTCCAGGTGTGGGTAACCAGAGAAGATAAACGTGTCGATGCCGAGCGCTGCGTATTCCTTCACACGTTCAGCAACCGTTGGGCCATCGCCCACCAGCGCCGTACCCGCGCCGCCTCGGACAAGGCCAACGCCGGCCCACAGATTGGGGCTGACTTCGAGGTTGTCGCGGTTGCCGCCATGCAAGGCAGCCATGCGTTGCTGACCGACGGAATCGAAACGCGCCAGGGAGGCCTGGGCACGAGCAATGGTGTCGTCGTCCAGATGAGAGATCAGTTTGTCGGCGGCTTTCCATGCCTCATCGTTGGTTTCACGCACGATCACGTGCAAGCGAATACCAAAGCGCACAGTGCGCCCGAGCTTCGCGGCCTTGGCCCGTACCTGCTCGATCTTTTCAGCGACGGCAGCCGGTGGCTCGCCCCAGGTCAGCACCATTTCCACTTGTTCGGCAGCCAGGTCCTGGGCGGCCTCGGAGGAACCGCCGAAGTACAGCGGCGGGCGTGGTTGCTGGATCGGCGGGTAAAGCAGCTTGGCGCCTTTGACGCTGATGTGCTCGCCGTCGTAATCCACGGTTTCGCCTTCCAGCACGCGGCGCCAGATGCGGGTGAACTCCACAGAAGCCTGGTAGCGCTCTTCATGGCTGAGGAACAGACCGTCGCCGGCCAATTCCTCCGGGTCACCACCGGTGACCAGATTGAACAACGCACGGCCGCCAGACAGGCGATCCAGGGTCGCAGCCTGACGCGCGGCCACCGTCGGGGAAATGATCCCGGGGCGCAACGCGACAAGGAATTTCAGACGCTGGGTCACCGGAATCAGCGAGGCAGCCACCAGCCACGAGTCTTCGCAGGAGCGACCGGTAGGGATCAGCACCCCGCCGAACCCCAGGCGGTCAGCGGCCTGGGCCACTTGCTGCAGGTAACCGTGGTCAACGGCGCGAGCGCCTTCGGCGGTGCCAAGGTAATGGCCGTCGCCGTGGGTAGGCAGGAACCAGAAAATAGTGAGGCTCATGGAGTTGTCTCCTGAAAAATCGGATTACGGCGCTTTGGCAACGGCGGCGGGTGGTGTCCAGATCACGTCCTTGATGCTCAAGGGCTTGGGGATCAATTTGAGTTGGTAGAAGGTGTCGGCGATTCTCTGCTGGGCAGCGACCACTTGCGGGGTCAGGAACAGCGCACCGTAGCCTTGGCGTTTCACCGAGGTCAGGGTGATGTCAGCCGGCAGGCCGAGCAGCGGAGCGACTTGTTCAGTCACTTCCTGCGGGTTGGCCTTGGACCATTCGCCCACGGCGCGCACTTCTTCGATCAACGCCTTGATCACTTCCGGATTTTTTTCAGCGTACGGCTTGGTCGCCAGGTAGAACTGATGGTTGTCGGCAATGCCGGTACCGTCACGCAGGGTGCGTGCTTGCAGTTGTTTTTCGGCGGCAGCCTGGTACGGGTCCCAGATCACCCACGCATCCACGCTGCCACGCTCAAAGGCGGCACGCGCATCGGCGGGCGGCAGGAACACGGTCTGCACGTCGGTGTATTTCAGGCCGGCGTCTTCCAGCGCACGTACCAGCAGGTAGTGCACGTTGGAGCCTTTGTTGAGCACGATTTTCTTGCCCTTGAGCTCGGCCACGGATTTGATCGGCGAATCTTTCGGCACCAGGATCGCTTCGCTGGTCGGCGCGGGTGGCTCGTAGGCCACGTAGAGCAAGTCGGCACCAGCCGCCTGGGCGAACACCGGTGGGGTTTCGCCGGTCACGCCGAAGTCGATGGAGCCGACGTTCAGGCCCTCGAGCAATTGCGGCCCACCGGGAAACTCGGTCCATTGCACGTTCACGCCTTGGGCGGCCAGGCGTTTTTCCAGGGTGCCCTTGGCTTTGAGCAGCACCAACGTGCCGTACTTCTGGTAACCGATACGCAAGGTCTCGGCGGCTTGAGCTTGAACAATGGCGCCGAAGGACACAGCCGCAGCAAACAGTGCGACCAGACCACGACGCAAGATGACAGTGCGCATGGCGCTCTCTCCAAATATGCGAATAGGGTTTTGGCTGCACCTGCTTGGCCGTTGGCGGCTGAGTAAGGTGAGTGTTACTTGATGTCGGGTACCGCTTAAATGCTCCAGCGAGCACTCAACAAACGTTCATTCAACACATGCGGGTCCAGCGGTTTCGGGTGACGAGCCATGGCGCTGAGGAGCTGCTCAAGAGCTTCGTGCAACCGGTGTTCGAGCACCGGCACCAGCTGCGCTTGTGCGCTGCCTTCGGCATAAGCGATCTGGCTGTCCTCGGCAAAAATTCCGTGGAGCAATTCCTGGGCTTTCAGCGCCGACAACACCGGCTTCAAGGCGTAGTCCACCGCCAGCATGTGGGCGATGCTGCCGCCAGTCGCCATCGGCAACACGATCTTGTGGGCCAGGGCGCGTTCGGGCAGCAGGTCGAGCACGGTTTTCAGCGCGCCGGAAAACGAAGCCTTGTAGACCGGCGTGGCAATCACCAGGCCATCCGCATTCGCCACCTGTTGCAGCAGGTCGATGACCTTGGGGCTGTCGAAGCGAGCGTGCAGCAAGTCTTCAGCCGGGAAGTCCCGTATCTGGTAACTCACCACTTCCACGCCTTTGTCTTGCAACCACTGACGGGTTTTATCCAGCAACACCCCGGAGCGCGAACGCTGGCTGGGACTGCCTCCAAGTGTTACGACCAACATGCAGGATTTCCTTGAGCAGGTGTCAGCGGTTCGCTGTGTGGCGATGGCGCCAAGATGGAACAGACCTTATCAGCAGATTTATATATCTTTAAATCTTATTTTTTCATTTGTTTATTCTTTAAATGCATATACAGATTATGAATCTCCGGGCGAAAAAAAAGGCCGTAAAAACGGCCTGAAAACCCCTGCTGTGTGATTCGGTTCCAACTCAAATTCTGTGGTGCATGTACCGACGCCATCGCGGGCAAGCCCGGCTCCCACAGTCGATCGCATTCCCCTGTGGGAGCGGGCTTGCCCGCGATTCGGTATCAGCGGTTAGGCTGAGGGGTAAGCCGCAGATACGGTTTCACCGCCCGATACCCCTTCGGAAATCGCTTCTTGATCTCTTCCTCATCCTTGAGCGACGGCACGATCACCACCTCATCACCGTCCTGCCAATTGGCGGGCGTGGCGACCTTGTGGTTGTCGGTCAGCTGCAGCGAGTCGATGACCCGCAGGATTTCGTGGAAGTTACGGCCGGTACTGGCCGGATAGGTGATGGTCAGGCGGATCTTCTTGTTCGGGTCGATCACGAACAAAGAGCGCACGGTGAGGGTGTCACTGGCGTTCGGGTGGATCAGGTCGTAGAGGTCGGACACTTTACGATTGGCATCCGCCAGGATTGGGAAGTTGACGATCGTGTTCTGGGTTTCGTTGATGTCTTCGATCCACGTGTGGTGCGAGTCCACCGGATCGACCGACAGGGCAATTGCCTTGACGCCGCGCTGAGCAAATTCGTCCTTGAGCTTGGCGGTGAAGCCCAGCTCGGTGGTGCACACCGGGGTGAAGTCCGCCGGGTGGGAAAACAACACACCCCAGCTATCGCCCAGCCATTCGTGGAAACGAATCGTACCGGCGCTGGAATCCTGCTCGAAGTCGGGGGCGATATCGCCCAGTCTTAGGCTCATGGTGGTGCTCCTGGTGAGTGCTTATGGATCCCACTGTGCATGGATTGCGGATTATTTAAAAAGAATAAATATCGATTTATCTAGACGATAAAGGAATATTAAAAATCTGTTCATTGGACGTGGGTGCAGGCGAGGAGCAACATCGATTCCAAGGTTCGAGAAGGCCTTGAGACGCTGTACACAGAGGGGTTCAGGAAGGGCTTGCGGGGGTTTAGCCCGACTTGAAAGTAAGACACCTTGCCCGGTGTTGCACCGGGCAAGGTTTTACACAGTTACAACAGCTTCACACTACTAGAACAGTGGCAGCGAGTAGCTGACGATCAGGCGGTTTTCGTCCTGGGAACGGGTGTTCGCCAGGTCGGTACGCCACATCGCGTTTTTCCAGGCGACGCCGAGGTTTTTCAGCGGGCCTTCTGGGATCACGTAGGCAACGGTGATGTCGCGTTCCCACTCGGACTGGCCGGTGATTTCGGTACGCGTTGGGTTGGCACCTACGGTGTCGATGTCGGAACCTTTCAGGTAAACAACACCAGCAGTCAGGCCAGGTACGCCAACTTTTGCGAAGTCGTAAGCGTAACGTGCTTGCCAGGTACGCTCGCCGGCACGGGCGAACTTCTGGATTTGCATGTCAGTGGTGATGTAAGCCGACGAACCGTCGCCTTGGTTCAACCAAGGGAAGTCGCTGCTTCCGTTGCTGACTTGATAACCGCCACCGAAGGTGTGACCGGCAACGGTGTACAGGAACAGGCCGCTGTACAAGTTGTTATCGACTTTACCCTTACCGCCACCAAAACCGTTGTAGTTGCCGGTGGTGTAGTAAGCAGACTCGTGACCGTTGGCACCGTCATCGGAACTGTTGAAGTAACGCAGGTCGGACTTCAAAACGCCCGGGCCGATCGACCAGTTGTGGGTCAGACCGAGGAAGTGTTGCTTGTAGAAATCTTCCAGGTTGCCGTAGTAGTACTGAGCAGTCAGGTCTTTGGTGATCTTGTAGTCACCGCCACCGTAGATGAACTTATTGCTGTCGCGCCAGTTCACGCCACGGCTGTTAGCACCGGCGAGCGACAACTGATCGCTGTCAGTGGAGTTACGACCCTTGGCCTTTTCGATCTGACCGGCAACCAGAGTCAAATCCTTGATGTCGTTGGTAGTGATCTGACCACCTTGGAAGGTTTGCGGCAGCAGACGACCATCGTTGGTCACGATAACTGGCAGTTTAGGCTGCAGGGTGCCCAGCTTCAGCTCGGTTTGGGAGATCTTGACCTTGCCGGTCACGCCCAGGCTAGCGTAATCGTGGACAGCCTTGTTGCCGTCGCTTGGGAACACGGTGCCGCCGGAAGCGGTGCCGGTGTAGTTACCGTGTTCGGCACGGCTGGAGTCCAGACGCACACCGTACAGGCCGATCGCATCAACACCGAACTGAACAGTACCTTGGGTGTAACCCGAGATGAAACGCAGGTCGAAGCCCTGGCCCCATTCAGCATTCTTGCTGGCCGAGTTGGAGGTGCCACGGTGACCATCACGGTTATCCGTATTGATGTAGAAGTTACGCAGCCCCAGTGTTGCCTTGCTGTCTTCGATGAAACCGGCAGCGCCTGCTTGCTGGGCGATTGCGCCCAAAGCTACAGCCAAAGCCAAGGTGGACTTATTCATGTACCGCTCCTCTCGTTTCTAATTTTTGTATTTCTTTGGTCTCGGGTCTGACGCCCTCGATCCACAGATGCGCGATTAGCGCCGCATAGTGACTGACAAGTCAATCGTAACCTTGTGTGTCTACTACCTTCGTCTAACTGCAGTTGATTTGGTCCCTGCAGGGTAATGAGTTTTTCATACACCCAAAAAGAATTATTTCATTCTTTTTCATACGATCCAGGAATAAGCGTTTTCGCGATACGACCCAATCTACGTAGACTGAACGTTACACAAGCTATTCCTAAAGGGTATTTACCAGCGCACTTTTAGACCGTTTAGTCTGACTGTACGGTTTCATACGTCACTCACGATCAAAAAAGCGACGCCATGATGGCGAAACGCACATCCTCCCGTCAATTTGTTACAGTTTTTGTATCGCTAATACTTTCTTTTGATGTCAACACCGCTGGTTTCACGGTGTGCCTGCCATCGTATCGGCCCTGATCAATACTTCTGAAGGAATAGAAATGAGAAGGGGCTTGCTTCCGATAGCGGTGAGCCAGTCAAGTACTATCGACTGACACTCCGCCATCGGGAGCAAGCCCCCTCTCACACGTTGACCTGCTTGACCGCCGAAATCGGGCCTACAACGCCTTCTCAAAAATCTTCGAATTACGCTGGTAGTTGTACAGCGAAGCCCGCGCCGACGGCAGACGATCCACGCTGCTCGGTACAAACCCCCGCTCACGGAACCAGTGGGCGGTGCGGGTGGTGAGGACAAATAATGTCTTCAACCCTTGCGCCCGCGCTCGTGTCTCGATGCGTTCCAACAACACATCACCCCGCGCGCCGTGGCGATATTCCGGGTTCACTGCCAGGCACGCCAGCTCACCCGCATCCGAATCCGCGATCTGATACAGCGCTGCACACGCGATGATCATGCCTTCGCGCTCAACCACGCTGAACTGCTCGATCTCACGCTCCAGCACTTCCCGCGAACGGCGCACCAGGATCCCCTGCTCTTCCAGCGGGCTGATCAGGTCGAGCAAGCCGCCCACGTCTTCAATCGCCGCTTCGCGCACCAGTTCAAATTGCTCCTGGGCCACCAGCGTACCGCCGCCGTCACGGGTAAACAGCTCGGTGAGCAAAGCGCCGTCTTCGGCGTAGCTGACGATATGGCTGCGCCCTACTCCACCC
Encoded proteins:
- a CDS encoding sulfonate ABC transporter substrate-binding protein; its protein translation is MRTVILRRGLVALFAAAVSFGAIVQAQAAETLRIGYQKYGTLVLLKAKGTLEKRLAAQGVNVQWTEFPGGPQLLEGLNVGSIDFGVTGETPPVFAQAAGADLLYVAYEPPAPTSEAILVPKDSPIKSVAELKGKKIVLNKGSNVHYLLVRALEDAGLKYTDVQTVFLPPADARAAFERGSVDAWVIWDPYQAAAEKQLQARTLRDGTGIADNHQFYLATKPYAEKNPEVIKALIEEVRAVGEWSKANPQEVTEQVAPLLGLPADITLTSVKRQGYGALFLTPQVVAAQQRIADTFYQLKLIPKPLSIKDVIWTPPAAVAKAP
- the ssuD gene encoding FMNH2-dependent alkanesulfonate monooxygenase, whose product is MSLTIFWFLPTHGDGHYLGTAEGARAVDHGYLQQVAQAADRLGFGGVLIPTGRSCEDSWLVAASLIPVTQRLKFLVALRPGIISPTVAARQAATLDRLSGGRALFNLVTGGDPEELAGDGLFLSHEERYQASVEFTRIWRRVLEGETVDYDGEHISVKGAKLLYPPIQQPRPPLYFGGSSEAAQDLAAEQVEMVLTWGEPPAAVAEKIEQVRAKAAKLGRTVRFGIRLHVIVRETNDEAWKAADKLISHLDDDTIARAQASLARFDSVGQQRMAALHGGNRDNLEVSPNLWAGVGLVRGGAGTALVGDGPTVAERVKEYAALGIDTFIFSGYPHLEESYRVAELLFPHLDIERPELPKSAGYVSPFGEMVANDILPKAASQS
- a CDS encoding OprD family porin, giving the protein MNKSTLALAVALGAIAQQAGAAGFIEDSKATLGLRNFYINTDNRDGHRGTSNSASKNAEWGQGFDLRFISGYTQGTVQFGVDAIGLYGVRLDSSRAEHGNYTGTASGGTVFPSDGNKAVHDYASLGVTGKVKISQTELKLGTLQPKLPVIVTNDGRLLPQTFQGGQITTNDIKDLTLVAGQIEKAKGRNSTDSDQLSLAGANSRGVNWRDSNKFIYGGGDYKITKDLTAQYYYGNLEDFYKQHFLGLTHNWSIGPGVLKSDLRYFNSSDDGANGHESAYYTTGNYNGFGGGKGKVDNNLYSGLFLYTVAGHTFGGGYQVSNGSSDFPWLNQGDGSSAYITTDMQIQKFARAGERTWQARYAYDFAKVGVPGLTAGVVYLKGSDIDTVGANPTRTEITGQSEWERDITVAYVIPEGPLKNLGVAWKNAMWRTDLANTRSQDENRLIVSYSLPLF
- the ssuE gene encoding NADPH-dependent FMN reductase yields the protein MLVVTLGGSPSQRSRSGVLLDKTRQWLQDKGVEVVSYQIRDFPAEDLLHARFDSPKVIDLLQQVANADGLVIATPVYKASFSGALKTVLDLLPERALAHKIVLPMATGGSIAHMLAVDYALKPVLSALKAQELLHGIFAEDSQIAYAEGSAQAQLVPVLEHRLHEALEQLLSAMARHPKPLDPHVLNERLLSARWSI
- a CDS encoding peroxiredoxin, giving the protein MSLRLGDIAPDFEQDSSAGTIRFHEWLGDSWGVLFSHPADFTPVCTTELGFTAKLKDEFAQRGVKAIALSVDPVDSHHTWIEDINETQNTIVNFPILADANRKVSDLYDLIHPNASDTLTVRSLFVIDPNKKIRLTITYPASTGRNFHEILRVIDSLQLTDNHKVATPANWQDGDEVVIVPSLKDEEEIKKRFPKGYRAVKPYLRLTPQPNR